A region of Lagenorhynchus albirostris chromosome 20, mLagAlb1.1, whole genome shotgun sequence DNA encodes the following proteins:
- the CDR2L gene encoding cerebellar degeneration-related protein 2-like isoform X2 — protein MAQDLHLAAELGKTLLERNKELEQSLQQMYSTNEEQVQEIEYLTKQLDTLRHVNDQHAKVYEQLDLAARDLELTNQKLVLESKAAQQKIHGLTETIERLQTQVEELQAQVEQLRDLEQLRVRREKRERRRTIHTFPCLKELCASPRCEDAFRLHSSSLELGPRPLEQENERLQTLVGVLRSQVSQERQRQQRAEHEYAVVLQEYSELERRLCEMEGCRLRVQELEAELLELQQMKQAKTYLLGREDHLAEALLAPLTQAPEADDPQPGSGDDSGTQDGVSSPAASPGHTVRKSCSDTALNAIVAKDPAGRHVGNLTLHANSVRKRGMSILREVDEQYHALLEKYEELLSKCRQHGAGVRHAGVQTSRPISRDSSWKDLRGSEEGQGEAKVGEKSLSQHVEAVDKRLEQSQPEYKALFKEIFSRIQKTKADINATKVKTHSGK, from the exons ATGGCTCAAG aCTTGCACTTAGCTGCGGAGCTGGGGAAGACGCTGCTGGAAAGGAACAAGGAGCTGGAGCAGTCTCTGCAGCAGATGTACTCCACCAACGAGGAGCAAGTGCAGGAGATTGAG taccTGACCAAACAGCTGGACACGCTGCGGCACGTAAATGATCAGCACGCCAAAGTGTACGAACAGCTGGACCTGGCGGCCCGAGACCTGGAGCTGACCAACCAGAAGCTGGTGCTGGAGAGTAAGGCTGCCCAGCAGAAGATCCATGG gctGACAGAGACCATCGAGCGCCTGCAGACCCAGGTGGAGGAGCTGCAGGCCCAGGTGGAGCAGCTGCGGGACCTGGAGCAACTGCGAGTGCGGCGGGAGAAGCGAGAGCGCCGGCGCACCATCCACACCTTCCCCTGCCTGAAGGAGCTGTGCGCCAGCCCCCG GTGCGAGGATGCCTTCCGCCTGCACAGTTCCTCCCTGGAGCTGGGCCCGCGGCCGCTGGAGCAGGAGAACGAGCGGCTGCAGACCTTGGTGGGAGTGCTGCGCTCCCAGGTGAGCCAGGAGCGGCAGCGCCAGCAGCGGGCTGAGCACGAGTACGCGGTGGTGCTGCAGGAGTACTCAGAGCTGGAGCGGCGGCTGTGCGAGATGGAGGGCTGCCGCCTCCGTGTGCAGGAGCTGGAGGCCGAGTTGCTGGAGCTGCAGCAGATGAAGCAGGCGAAGACCTACCTGCTGGGCCGGGAGGACCACCTGGCCGAGGCCCTGCTGGCGCCCCTCACCCAGGCGCCTGAAGCCGACGACCCCCAGCCGGGCAGCGGGGACGACTCGGGCACCCAGGACGGGGTCTCCTCTCCGGCCGCGTCCCCGGGCCACACCGTGCGCAAGAGCTGCAGCGACACGGCACTCAACGCCATCGTGGCCAAAGACCCGGCCGGCCGACACGTGGGCAACCTCACGCTGCACGCCAACAGCGTGCGCAAGCGGGGCATGTCCATCCTGCGCGAGGTGGATGAGCAGTACCACGCGCTGCTGGAGAAGTACGAGGAGCTGCTGAGCAAGTGCCGGCAGCACGGGGCGGGGGTGCGGCACGCGGGCGTGCAGACCTCGCGGCCCATCTCCCGGGACAGCTCGTGGAAGGACCTGCGGGGCAGCGAGGAGGGCCAGGGGGAGGCCAAGGTGGGCGAGAAGAGCCTGAGCCAGCACGTGGAGGCCGTGGACAAGCGGCTGGAGCAGAGCCAGCCCGAGTACAAGGCGCTTTTCAAGGAGATTTTCTCCAGGATCCAGAAGACCAAGGCCGACATCAACGCCACCAAAGTCAAGACGCACAGCGGCAAGTGA
- the CDR2L gene encoding cerebellar degeneration-related protein 2-like isoform X1 gives MRRAARMEDFTAEEEEPWYDQQDLEQDLHLAAELGKTLLERNKELEQSLQQMYSTNEEQVQEIEYLTKQLDTLRHVNDQHAKVYEQLDLAARDLELTNQKLVLESKAAQQKIHGLTETIERLQTQVEELQAQVEQLRDLEQLRVRREKRERRRTIHTFPCLKELCASPRCEDAFRLHSSSLELGPRPLEQENERLQTLVGVLRSQVSQERQRQQRAEHEYAVVLQEYSELERRLCEMEGCRLRVQELEAELLELQQMKQAKTYLLGREDHLAEALLAPLTQAPEADDPQPGSGDDSGTQDGVSSPAASPGHTVRKSCSDTALNAIVAKDPAGRHVGNLTLHANSVRKRGMSILREVDEQYHALLEKYEELLSKCRQHGAGVRHAGVQTSRPISRDSSWKDLRGSEEGQGEAKVGEKSLSQHVEAVDKRLEQSQPEYKALFKEIFSRIQKTKADINATKVKTHSGK, from the exons ATGCGGAGGGCCGCCAGGATGGAGGACTTCACCGCAGAGGAAGAGGAGCCCTGGTACGACCAGCAGGACCTGGAGCAGG aCTTGCACTTAGCTGCGGAGCTGGGGAAGACGCTGCTGGAAAGGAACAAGGAGCTGGAGCAGTCTCTGCAGCAGATGTACTCCACCAACGAGGAGCAAGTGCAGGAGATTGAG taccTGACCAAACAGCTGGACACGCTGCGGCACGTAAATGATCAGCACGCCAAAGTGTACGAACAGCTGGACCTGGCGGCCCGAGACCTGGAGCTGACCAACCAGAAGCTGGTGCTGGAGAGTAAGGCTGCCCAGCAGAAGATCCATGG gctGACAGAGACCATCGAGCGCCTGCAGACCCAGGTGGAGGAGCTGCAGGCCCAGGTGGAGCAGCTGCGGGACCTGGAGCAACTGCGAGTGCGGCGGGAGAAGCGAGAGCGCCGGCGCACCATCCACACCTTCCCCTGCCTGAAGGAGCTGTGCGCCAGCCCCCG GTGCGAGGATGCCTTCCGCCTGCACAGTTCCTCCCTGGAGCTGGGCCCGCGGCCGCTGGAGCAGGAGAACGAGCGGCTGCAGACCTTGGTGGGAGTGCTGCGCTCCCAGGTGAGCCAGGAGCGGCAGCGCCAGCAGCGGGCTGAGCACGAGTACGCGGTGGTGCTGCAGGAGTACTCAGAGCTGGAGCGGCGGCTGTGCGAGATGGAGGGCTGCCGCCTCCGTGTGCAGGAGCTGGAGGCCGAGTTGCTGGAGCTGCAGCAGATGAAGCAGGCGAAGACCTACCTGCTGGGCCGGGAGGACCACCTGGCCGAGGCCCTGCTGGCGCCCCTCACCCAGGCGCCTGAAGCCGACGACCCCCAGCCGGGCAGCGGGGACGACTCGGGCACCCAGGACGGGGTCTCCTCTCCGGCCGCGTCCCCGGGCCACACCGTGCGCAAGAGCTGCAGCGACACGGCACTCAACGCCATCGTGGCCAAAGACCCGGCCGGCCGACACGTGGGCAACCTCACGCTGCACGCCAACAGCGTGCGCAAGCGGGGCATGTCCATCCTGCGCGAGGTGGATGAGCAGTACCACGCGCTGCTGGAGAAGTACGAGGAGCTGCTGAGCAAGTGCCGGCAGCACGGGGCGGGGGTGCGGCACGCGGGCGTGCAGACCTCGCGGCCCATCTCCCGGGACAGCTCGTGGAAGGACCTGCGGGGCAGCGAGGAGGGCCAGGGGGAGGCCAAGGTGGGCGAGAAGAGCCTGAGCCAGCACGTGGAGGCCGTGGACAAGCGGCTGGAGCAGAGCCAGCCCGAGTACAAGGCGCTTTTCAAGGAGATTTTCTCCAGGATCCAGAAGACCAAGGCCGACATCAACGCCACCAAAGTCAAGACGCACAGCGGCAAGTGA